From the Microplitis mediator isolate UGA2020A chromosome 6, iyMicMedi2.1, whole genome shotgun sequence genome, one window contains:
- the LOC130670541 gene encoding uncharacterized protein LOC130670541 has protein sequence MANLIREGGFSYFIEHTINDRRYIHCTLRLSKRCPARGIKEGNNPVILTRPHRHAVNAVCEVQERFKSQLVEAARRSFIPLNQIYSEIATLYPVNISTAVPFGIVGRHMNIARSRFVPAIINTYDQLRHTLYDPNFRLLRRYADDSMIEVVIVNNDAIILGDPRFITSFEFDTIFISTTTTVIPVINNTRLLTYVAAQYNNNIFPIITILWSERNQITSTDVFNEIRRVFITGDLAVIYADFDLRLCAQNAFPNAQVIATYDSFCRIIHQNAQNLDINIGNISNREFIQQVMNIILLPADEIDNAFLELVNHLHPVVRDELNRLINYINNVCTQKKKFSTEENVMDLTSLFNTPMGLTNVGILLTRDFQNRLGANPTIWEFLKKYILYINAAKSDLRKLQENPVAVITRFPRAHHLCIEKLLLVRLWKLLTRQEITANEFLERMIHLQQNYFNDLIHNSELLIDEQLVINEVQNNENQEVGVGNENLEVVADEPGQNNYRPMICQLCNEHPIGIVCVPCLHVQMCSVCSQSAQDAANAEHRRLQCPFCNQRATFHEGEFRENPNGDEFPFMICEICNINTINIICIPCLHICVCQMCSNERTARGNNNCPTCDQDTEFRRAYFP, from the exons atggcaAATCTTATCCGTGAAGGCGGATTTTCCTATTTCATCGAGCACACTATTAATGATCGAag ATATATTCATTGCACTTTAAGATTATCAAAACGATGCCCAGCCCGTGGAATTAAGGAAGGTAACAATCCAGTCATATTAACTCGTCCACATCGACACGCAGTCAATGCAGTATGTGAAGTTCAAGAAAGATTCAAATCACAACTAGTAGAAGCCGCAAGACGTTCTTTTATACCATTAAATCAAATATACAGTGAAATCGCAACTTT ATACCCTGTAAATATAAGCACTGCTGTTCCTTTCGGAATTGTTGGGCGTCATATGAATATTGCGCGTAGTAGATTTGTTCCTGCAATTATTAACACGTATGATCAATTAAGACATACACTATATGACCCAAACTTTCGTCTTCTGAGACGTTATGCTGATGACAGTATGATTGAAGTTGTAATTGTCAATAACGACGCCATTATTTTAGGTGATCCTAGATTTATCACTTCTTTTGAATTCGACACAATTTTTATCAGTACGACAACGACCGTGATTCCAGTGATAAATAACACACGTCTATTGACGTACGTTGCTGCTCAGTACAACAACAAT ATATTTCCAATAATAACTATTCTGTGGTCCGAAAGAAACCAAATTACTTCTACAGACGTTTTTAACGAAATCCGTCGGGTATTTATAACTGGTGATTTAGCGGTGATTTATGCAGACTTCGATTTAAGACTTTGTGCTCAAAATGCTTTTCCAAATGCACAAGTAATTGCAACATACGACAGCTTTTGTCGT attaTTCATCAAAATGCTCAAAATTTGGATATTAACATTGGGAACATTTCGAATCGCGAATTTATTCAACAAGTCATGAACATCATACTTCTACCTGCAGACGAAATAGACAATGCTTTTCTTGAGTTAGTTAATCATTTACATCCCGTGGTACGTGATGAACTCAATCGACTCATCAATTACATCAACAATGTGTgcacgcaaaaaaaaaaattctcgactgaag AAAATGTTATGGATTTAACAAGCTTATTTAATACTCCGATGGGACTCACTAACGTGGGAATTTTATTAACTCGAGATTTTCAGAATCGTTTAGGTGCAAATCCAACAATTTGGGAGTTTTTGA aaaaatacatTCTGTATATCAATGCAGCCAAAAGTGATCTAAGAAAATTACAAGAAAATCCTGTAGCAGTCATTACTCGATTCCCTCGAGCTCATCATTTatgcattgaaaaattattattagtacgATTATGGAAATTGTTGACACGTCAAGAAATAACTGCTAATGAATTTTTAGAAAGAATGATACACCTACAACAAAACTACTTTAACGATTTAATACATAACtctgaattattaattgatgagCAATTAGTTATCAACGAAGTACAAAATAAtg AAAATCAAGAAGTTGGTGttggaaatgaaaatttagaagTCGTAGCCGACGAACCTG GTCAAAACAATTATCGCCCGATGATTTGTCAACTCTGTAATGAACATCCAATTGGAATTGTTTGTGTACCCTGCTTACATGTTCAGATGTGCTCTGTGTGTTCTCAATCCGCACAAGATGCAGCAAATGCTGAACATCGAAGACTGCAGTGCCCTTTTTGCAATCAGCGAGCAACGTTTCATGAAGGGGAATTCCGAGAAAATCCCAATGGCGATGAATTCCCATTTATGATATGCGAGATATGTAATATTAatactattaatattatttgtatccCGTGTTTACATATTTGCGTCTGTCAAATGTGTTCCAATGAACGGACTGCTCGGGGAAATAACAATTGTCCGACTTGCGATCAAGATACAGAATTTCGACGAGCATATTttccttaa
- the LOC130669790 gene encoding uncharacterized protein LOC130669790 yields MSHKTMACYAAVINYFKQSTPNLQVLSVTTDFEIGLRNVFRRYYPTAMIKGCYFHYIQALIKKAEKLGLLNILKNWDDGKDFFKKIVALALLPANEIENAFNWLIATHNPFIPTFKKFLEYYESYWINCVKPIHFSVFGFINKTNNFMEAYNRCLKLQFGIHPRIWQFTEHLVRQYEKMKTELNSLMMSRPVRQIQRIEYFIRKEVLNRVWELYRNNVFDFKRFLQCAHQMIKIFVDDKVISQTDEVDNHLNAVIKKHIAINDSLYVTINEDDDENFIFVLDK; encoded by the exons ATGTCACATAAAACAATGGCATGCTATGCtgcagtaattaattattttaaacaatctACACCAAATCTTCAAGTTTTATCAGTAACTACTGATTTTGAAATCGGCCTACGAAATGTATTTCGAAGATATTATCCCACCGCAATGATAAAGggttgttattttcattatatacaa GCTCTGATAAAAAAAGCAGAAAAGTTAGGATTGCTtaacattttgaaaaattgggaTGATGGGaaagacttttttaaaaaaatagttgctCTAGCATTACTTCCTGCGAATGAGATTGAAAATGCATTCAACTGGTTAATTGCAACGCACAATCCATTTATCccgacttttaaaaaatttctggagtATTATGAATCATACTGGATTAACTGCGTAAAACCAATCCACTTCTCTGTATTtggttttattaataaaactaataatttcATGGAAGCATACAACCGATGCTTAAAATTGCAATTCGGTATTCACCCACGAATTTGGCAATTTACAG AACACCTAGTAAGACAAtacgaaaaaatgaaaactgaACTAAATTCTTTAATGATGTCTCGGCCAGTTCGACAAATTCAACggattgaatattttattcgaaaagAAGTACTCAATAGAGTATGGGAGTTATACAGGAACAACGTTTTTGATTTCAAACGTTTTCTTCAATGTGCGCatcaaatgattaaaatatttgtcgaTGATAAAGTTATTAGTCAAACAGATGAAGTTGATAATCATTTGAACGccgtaattaaaaaacata ttgcaaTAAATGACAGTTTATACGTAACAATAaatgaagatgatgatgagaACTTTATATTTGTTctagataaataa